The nucleotide sequence AAGAGGTAGTAAAATATGCATCAAAGGTAGTAAAATATGCATCAATATCACTCTCAGTGGTTTATAAGACTATTCCACACATTCTCTACCAAATCATACGAAATCTATATGCGATATAGTGTCAAACATTATCAAACCGCTAAACATAGTTGAATTATTAAGATATACAAGCTTTGTCATGCATCAAGTTATCCTCCATCAGAGTCCAAAATTAGGGAATTTTTTTAGTATAAAAGATATGTTGTATCTAAGCTTGAaacacaacaacaaaaaaaaatcataaaatttgGTTACTGAGGAATTAAAAGCTAAGAGCCTAAGAGTAACTCTATAACATCATGGCTTCCTTAGTTGGAGCCTCCCCACAGAATCATAACAAAAACAAATTTGCCACAGTAAAGTACGAAATATGTTATAAATCAGATTCCCATAACTGATGACTTGCAGAAATCAGTCAGAAAAGCAAAAACCATCCAGAGATTTGGGTTCATACATACATGTCTGTTGATTCCATGGTACTGCTGAGAAAAATATTATCAGCTAAAATCACTGGGCTGTGTGAAACAGCCGCTCCAAAAAAAACACCTTATGTGCAGCCAATCTGTCTCATCAAGCCCTCAATCTCTCATAAAAGGATTTTTCTGCATCAGCAAGTCATTGTGTGTATGGTGGAGAGGAAAGGAGATCGCTCTAGAAGGTACTCCCATGGTTAGCAGTCATTATCTACATCTTGACATATTTGTCTACATAAGCCTGCAGATAAAAGAAAGTCAAATTGGTTTTTAAACAGATATTGGATTTTGCAATGGAACGTCTTTAGTCTTGTATAAAAGAGGAAAACCACCATCAATTGAGAATATATGATTGAAGTGAACAAACAAAACCACATTAGGATCAATTTTTGACAGCTATCGATAGTGGGGCACATTCCTTGTTCAAAACTCCTCCAGTTAAGCCATACTCTGCCCAAGGCCCCCACCAAGAGACCCCAGTCGAGTAAAGATCTAGATATGGAAATTGAACCCAGGACATGAATATTTCTTATAAGACCCCTAATCGGTAAAATATTTAATCCAATAAGAAGTATCTTTTTCTATTTATCAAAGAATTCATACTAAAATCAGTAGAACACAAAAGAAGACTGGAGAAATACATCGTGTTCAGAGGAAAAGGTATTTCCTCTGGGTGCAGAAGCTTGAAATACTCATATGAGATTTTTCTATTTAAacatatgcaagaaaaaaaaagaacataacAATGTATGGTATAAGCAATATGGACATACCATCACCAGCTTGGTCAGTTTTCGCTGTGATGACTCTACATATTGATTGATCTTCACCTGTGTTTTGGGTATCTGATGACTTGGAATTGCACCAGAAACCTTATCCACTGTTTTCTTCACAATGGTCTTAAATGCCTCTTTGCTCATGTTTCCCTGTCTCCATGAAGGCTTAAGGACTTCCTTCACAAAATCTGCAAGGGCAATCTTGAGAAGTTTCAGCGACCTTGAATGcttgctcttcttctttccaggTGATCGAACCTGGCCAATCTCAATTTCGCCTGCAGCAGTGTTCCCTCCTTCAGTTGGAATGACTGGGCTCCAGTTTTTCGCATCCACTTGTTGAGGGCTCCCGTTCTCAACAGCATCCACCTCTGCATCTGTGGCCACCTCACCAAATTCATCAACTTCCGACATAAGTTCAGCACCTGTGCCATCTTTCTGCCTATTGTTATCCTCAACATCTAAAGGCCTAGTCAAACTGTTGATTTTTGGTGCCATGCCTGCATCATTAGCAGCCAGGTTTTGCTCTTGAACATGATTTAGATTCTCGAGTGTGTTAGAAGATGGTTCGATGCTGTCAAAGAGTGGATCATACGGGACACCAGATGCAGGATCCCTAACAAACTGCTTGTCCACATCCGGTAGCACTTCTGCAGAACTTTCATGAGAATAACCAGCACTTCTTGGCAAGAATTGCTCTCCTGATCTTCTTGAATTGGGTGGTGAATCTGCCAACCTTGAACCACAACCACCTAATGGCCCATGGCTTGAACTGAACGAAGAATCATATTTACTAGAACCAATCTTTAAGCTTCCAGGTGGATCTTCAAAAGTAGATGCAAACGGGTTGTAGTGGGCGGAGATAGATGTTTTTGGTGCCCCAGTATCAGATAGCTGAGGTAGCAAATTGCTCTCTGAGAAGGTCGATGAGAATCTTTGTAGAGAAGGATTAGTCATGCCCGGGCCACCCACATTTGAAGGAAAATTCATGCTGGAAAGGCGTTGCCGGTCATACGAAGGTTGTGAATAAGGCAGATTGCTGACAGTAGGGAATTCTTCCCTAGAGGAAAACCCTAGGGGCAGACGATTCCCAAGGAAAGACTCTGATTGATTTGAAACGGTTTGAGGATACATAGCACTGCTTCGGGAATACAAATTAGAAGAACTAGGCGCCTGAGCAGGAAATGGAACTCGAGCATCATCATGAGGAGATTGATGATGCAAATGATATTCCCCCTGCCATAAATCCGAGATGATTCGAAAACCTTCACGCATAGGAGGGCGTGATAACCAATCTGCTCTATGAAATGGATCATTCTGCTGATTTTCCAATGGCAAAGACCTCCATTTAAACTCATCCTTATGCAAGGGAGGATGATGAGACGACTCCATTGACTGGAAAGATTGAGGACGAAAATCAACTAACTGAGAACGAATCAGCTCCACCGGAGGATAGGACCTTATAGAAGGAAAGTCGTTTCTAGGTGGCATAATATTTTGCTGAAACTGCATGTGTGAAAATTCTGTTGCAGGAAAGGCAGGCCTGCTGGGCAATCCATTCACATGTGAAGGTGGTGGCAAAGTGGGATATGACCACATGGAGTTCGGAGGATGCACACATTGAGAATGGTAATCACTAGCCACAGGTGGTCGGTGGGAATTTAACATATCTAAGGGACGAGGCTGTGAGTAGCCTGTGACTGGTGGTGGGAGATTCTCTCTAGGATGTTGTGAAGCAAATGGTGCAGTAATATTGTCAGCaggaaggaagggaggaggaTGCCCCTGGGGTGCAGGTAGCAGCTGAGATGGCTGAGATTTATCATCGGGAACTGAAAATCTGGTTGGGGGAAACTCATTCAGAAGCAACCTTTGATTCCAAGGCTGACTTGTAGGATCATGATTTGCAGATGAATAGCTCACAGAACTTGGGATTTGATACGTCTGAGATGCTAGAGCATCTTCTGAATATGGCGGAATAGAAGGGACATGATTTTGAAATGCATCAGCCTGAACAATTTGACCCTCTGCAAGAGAAAAATGAACAGCATTTTGAGATTCCAAAATAGCAGTGCAAGCACAAGTGGCTTGTGAAGAATGAAAAAATACAAGCTCACCTGAGTTAGCTTGTCCCAAAACAGTTTCTTTGAGCAAACCTTCAGATttatgagaaggtgaaggcTGGGAGGATTCTAGCATAGGCTGAGTTGTTTCTTCCTCCACATCATTAATCTTAGGTGcctcctgcaccatttccattTGTTTTGGTTCCTTCACTTGACTAATAATATCTTGAGAAGCTTGATCAGTAATTTGTTGTTCCCCAGTATCATTTTTCAAACTCAGTATTGCATCATCTATCACAGAGTCCAATGCAATTTTCTTACCCAAAACTCCATCATGAGTAATCTTAGTCCTGGCCTCAGACAATTTCTCATCAGTCTGCACCTCCAACCTCTTTGTTTCTTCCAGATTGACATCATCGGACTTCTCAAAATCCATATTTGTCATTAAACCCGTAGCATGGTAGTGGTTTTCAGAAACCAAAGTATCATCATGCCCATCATAGTTGTCAGAACCTTGTGCAAAGTCTTTATGATCTGGCTGCCTGTCCTGGTGCTGTCCAACATCCTGGTGGAGAAAACACGATGCCCCATGGAAGCACCTTCcttgaataaaattgaaatatttgggAGGCTGATCTTGATCTCCTCTCTCAGATAGAGTTGTCCGCCTATAATCTGACGGCGACTTACTCCTGCTCCTTGTAGGGGACAAGCTGAAAAAATACAAAGTGTACAAGGCATTTTAGACTCTGCTGCATTTCGCATGAACATGAATACAAACTCACAAAGCATGTGCAGCAAAGCATTTGAAATCTCAAATATCCGAAAATAATTTGACCAAACGACATATCCACCAAATTACATAGAAAATCATGATATTGTACCTGCAAGATCGCCTGCATTTGTCTCTTCTCCTAGGACTGCGACTCCACCTCCATCTACTTTCTTGTGGTGACCGACTGTGACTCCAACTCCTCACCCTTTTACCGCACCTTTCATTGCTGTGCATCCCATCAGAGACGCTGTCACCGACACCTTCTCTTACCAATTGCCCAAATTCATCCACATTTGGTGTAGTGGATTCCTGCTTTGCGTCCCCTGAGTGAAGCTTAGTGAATTGACAGTCAAGATTAATACTTTTACCCCCCACAATATCATTGTCCTCAGAAGGTTCAGAAGTTCCAGTCTTATCATGCAGTCTCTCATCATGTTGATCGTGATTACTATGATCAGACACAATTTCAATTGCATCAATAGAATCAGCAAAGATAACACCTGGTGGTGAAGATTTTTGTGGGGATGAGCAACCAAAAGGAGTAGCTTCTTTGGGCATTGTGGACAAAGAATGACTTGAATCAGTCTGCAATCTGGATTTCTCGGTCCCAGGAAGACTCTTAGGGCTAAAATTAAGAGGCAATTCATACCCCTTATCCTTTTGCAAGTCTGACCTGTCTACAGAAGCTGAATGGGAGGTCCTAGCAGGGTTGATGCTATCCACATAGCCTTTATCATCATCTTCTCCACTGTCATCCGAAGCATAACCTTGTATAAGCTGGAATGGGCTTCTGTCTTTAACAAATACCCTCGGAGTTTCTGTAGTTTTGCCACAGACAGCATCTGGCGCAACATTGACCCAGCTAGAATCTTGAGTTAGTGGCCTAACAGGCTGTTGCATGTCATCATCTACAGCACATTCAGCAGCACCAGGCAAAGGCCTGACTGGACTAACATCTTTGATAAATGATGAGCCCCTGTCATCTGAAAAATAATATCAGATTGGTaatttatctaaaaataaaagtaactaCTATGGTGAAACACATGGATATAATCCCAGCCCAAGATAGATAAATGACAGTGCAACCATCATAAGAAAAGGGTGGTCTAGTGCACAAGGCTCCCGCTATTGTGGGGTCTAGGAGGGTCAGATTTCTATATCCTTAGTCCCACATGTGGAGAGGTTGTTTCCATATTCCGAACCCATGATCTCCAGGTCACAATGCATTGCATCAAGGCACCCTCGACGATCATCATAGGAACATTTtaaaaaatcaaattctaactaTATATGCAAGCATACACGAGACTAGGCCGTAAGATAATTTACTAGAGAAATATAAAAACCTTGTTTCTGAAGAAAATTCTAAGACTTCCTCAAATTTAATAAAGTTGTTCCCCACCTTAAGCGTCACGGACAGGTGTGCCTAAACAGCTAAACTATGGCATGGGCATCCAATTAGAGGTGCCagcaggtcgggttcaggtttggtttgatcCATACCCAAACACAATCTATTTGTTAGATCCCAAAGCCAAAACCCAATCAAAACTCTATACCCATATCCAATATCAGACCCAAAAAAATGTCGGGTATCAGATCAGGTTTTGGGTAGAAATCAGTTACTTAACAAGTTATTTAGCTACAATTTTGCAATATTTTAAATTCACTTAACACATCTAAAATGCTACCTCATGAACGGTGAAACAAGTAACaaaaaatgatattaaaatatattaaaaaatatctcAAAAAAAGGTATCTATTTGACTATTACTTTGTTATTTAAGCATCAATGCAATCATAAGATTAGAAGCATGAAAAGACCCTACAATAATCGAGCTCGatataatattaaatcataACAAATATGTTGTAAAAAGACTACCATAACTGATAATGGATAAGGATTTGGTAGAACAAGATGGGTTACAGTCTAACTACACTCtgcttcatttttcttttatgattaaaaagaaaaattgacagATACACGTACAAACATGAATATAAGCATATATAGATCTCCAAGACTTCAGTCAAACATAGGATGATCGACCCCAGCAATACCTTAGGTACCATGTGACCTAGTTTATCCGCGTACACTTTGTCTTGCCTTTATTGTTGAAATAACCAAAATATCCATTTATTAGCCAAAAAGAACCACAAAGAGAAAGGCATTTTTGTCTTTTAGCCTAATAATAATCATTGTAACAGTTGTGCTATGGTACAACGTAATCATGACAAGAGGATAAAATTGATTTatctgaataaaaaaaaaaagacttatcCCACCTTGTCCCACTTTATATGGAATTTATTATACCCAGAAAGGATACCCAAAATTTATCCCCAAATTCCCCATTCCACCTCCAAAGTAGGCCTAAGAAAGGGGCATaaataaaaaggataaacaaggGATATAAAGCAGTTGCTATTCATTAGTCAAGAGTGGGAAAACATGTCCTATTAGACTACACAGAAACAGGAAGAGGAAAACCTATGAATATCCAATAAATTTGTCTCTCAGCTGAACTTGAGAACCCATCATAGTTGTCAGAAAATCATTTacatttcctttttcttattcTTAACCAATACCATTTTGTTTCCCTTATCAAGTACCCACCCTCATTAAAATAGATCAGTTGTCCAAAATAAAGTGCCAAAAAATGACAGCATCTACAAGAGCTAAGTCATCTGAAAATACAGCAGAATATTATAACCAATTCATGCAACACAGGAATAAATTATGCAGGAATAAACAGATGAAACTATTATTCTGTAATAAACATAACGAAACAAATTGATTATCAAAGCAGAATATCTAAGTAAGAAAAGGCAATAAGGGGAAAAGAAAGCAGAACAAAGAGTTTCAAACTGATACCTTCCCCTTCTTGCAGTATGGATGAAGGTCCTGAACAGGATACAGTGCTAGACATTGCACCCTCCCGAATGAGCCCTGTTGTACTCTGAGGTGCTGGCTCTTCAACAACATCCCTTTCATTAGTTAGAGAGGCAGACTCTCCAGTCGCTACTGTGTTTAATTTGTTGAGACCAGCATCACCACCAGGCAGGCGAACATCATCTAGACATGCTCCATATGGTAAAAGGTTCAGTATCAATGTAACACACACCACAACTTTTTGACTAAAAAATAACACAAAAAACAAGCATTAGGCTGAAAACCATATAACGACTTTGCGTGTGAGAAGACATGCAAGGCACAAGTTCAAAAAAGAGTCCCTCAGCTGATTTGATCTGCGTAATTGGAAGAAAGTTAAACAAGACAAAATGAGAAGTACATGCAAAAGAGCATCCACACATAGAAGCAGCAGAAAATACAGCCAACTGCCAAAGACACAAGCAGCAGCCTCACAACAGAGTATAGGGTCCAGAAGATCAAGTTTggccaaaataaataattaatgacTAAATGCGGCCACAAAAAGGCTGAGAGCAGTAGTGAAAACTCCAAAAGCAACACAAGGCACGGAAGCAGGCGTTTACAAATTAAATGTTACTATACTGACAGCATGGAACAAACCAAAATCTGGGTCCATGCTAAAGAAGCGAAAAGAACTAAAGCACCTGGACAATAGTTGTTCCCAAAGAAGCAACATAGCATTAAATAACAGTAACTGCAGGGAACCAAATAGTCCACAAATAGATTGCCTTCAAAATGCCTGCCCGCTTGCCTTGCTGTGAGCAATGTCTAAAACTTACAACAGGCTCTGACACTCCCAATGTTACTATGCTGAAAGTGTGGGACAAAACAAAACCTGGGTCTCTGTTATTTCCAAAACTGAGAGCAGTCCTTTCTTTCCTTAGTGTCCACTGATTGTAGAAATTCTCCAAGTCCAAAGACTTACTTCCTTTTCATTAAAGAAGAAACCAGCTTGCTAGATGACAATCTTAATTAAATGATATCAATAGTTACCTAAAGCTGcattaaaaataattctaatATCCAGAGCAAATGTAAACCTGTTGATCTTAATCAAGTCAGAGCAATAAGAAGCGGCTGAAGAGCATTGGGTACCGGTCATGGAGCAAATAAACAGATTTTAAGTGGGTGTGACATCAACTAAGACTAAAGCAATTACATCCTAGCAGAATAAAGATCAGTTAGGGTGATCATATTAACATCAGAAAGTAATTAAAGTAACCATTCATCTTTCTCAGATTGTAATTAAAATGGAAAGAATTTTGGAAAGCAATCCAATAGACTTGCAAATCAAAATTAGATATGGAGAAGTTTTTAGAAAACAATACTTTTAGGTACGCATTAAATTCTAAATGTGTAACAGCAGTCATTGGAGTGTCAAAGTTGGAACACTCACTAGACAAACTTAGAGTGGTCAAAAGCCACTGAATAAATACTTCAAGCTTATTAATTGATATAAAATATACATTATTGAAAATGCAGAGCTCTACTTTCAGCTTAGAAACACAACATAAGTAGTAAAACTGAATAGTCCTTAGGATATATGTTGGCCTACAGGAACTTATAAAGCGCCAAAATTTGTTCTACAGATTGACAATAGCAAGTTCCCGAGTCATCCTTAAAAATcatcttctccctcctcctcctccatcaacTTTTTACCCTTGCTTTCTTATGCATAAGTTGATAATCATCCTTGGTCTTTTTTCTCTATAGATGAATTTTTCAACTTTGAGTCATGACATTACTAATCCATATTAAGACCATGGACTTGAGATCTTGAGGAGTACTTGTGACTGAGCAGTTGCCATTTCTGCATTCATCAAAAGAGCTAGACACTAGGAGCAACCAGCATGCTATTGTTAATAAGAAATGGAGCAGGAAAAAAAGCTACTATGTCTAATTTAGTTTAGACTCATTCCTCCAATATTCATTTCAAACTTCTTAGAGTAGAGCCTCTCTGGAGATCACAAGTTCTAAAGGTGGAAAAAACAGGCTTAGATGTATAAAAACAATTCAGCGACTTCGAAATGAAACAAGTAGTGCTTACTATATCATCCTTCTGCCTCACACTCAGCAATTATGCGTAAAGATGCAGAAATGGTAGAACATGGCCAATTATAAAATTGCTTAAATTTTAAGAGAAATGTGGCATAAAAATAGCagaaaatcatcttaaagataCACAACAAGGAATGCAAGCAACAATTTTAAGAGAAATTGCCCACAAGCTTAAAATTTCAGTATTCACATGACCATGTACACCAAAATTCACATATCAGTATAAAAGGAGACTTGTTACAAGTATAGAAACGAAAGGCAGCCGCACTTGTCAGTCACTGGCATAGCAAGTGACTATGCATAAAATAGCAACCtttgaatattaattttaatgACAATCAAGGATTAATGGATCCCAGAAATTGCAAGGGTAGAGAAGTGTGAAGGAAGCAAGAGATGTTCACtaaccttccacatccatgtccGATGCAGTAGGTGAACTCAATGCATCTTCATTTTCCAATTTATCAGATGGCAAAGAACTCTCCATTTCCAATGGCCTCTCTGAATGTTTGTTTGATTCCATTTCAAAACGAAATTTCTTTTTCATCCACTGAAAATATTCATACCCAATAGCAGCGGCACTCCCAGGTGCACCTCCAAACAAGAAGGCAAATTTTGGATTCTTGACCTCACTTGCACAAGCCAAGTTTTCAAATTCAGGTCCAACCTTTGCAATAAAATGACACAGCACCTCAATATTCCGAACAACATCTTCTTCAATTGGCTTCGGTGGAGGTGGAGGGAGATCTCCTGATGCTTCTCCTTCCACTGGTAAAACCTTCTTTCCAGCATCATTACCTTCACGTATGAGTAAACTTCCAGACACAGGGGCACTATCAACTGTTCGGGCTGGAGTAACTGGGGCATCAGCAGGAACATGCCCTAAGGAACAGGCTCCATCAGCTGCAGAATCCATCGAAGGTGCCTTGGTAGCAGTTGAAAGGTCCGCCATTGGAGGAGCCGGTGGAGGTGGTGAAGGTGGAAGGGGTGGAGGAGAAGacggaggagggggaggtggagggggtgGAAGGGAGGGTGGGTGAGCATCTCCAACTGAAGTACTTCCAAATGGCACAAATTGAGCATGCGTTACTGAGACAAAACTAGATGGAGGAGGAAGTGGAGGACTTGGCACATGTTGAATCCCAGGAGGGGGCAGGGGAGGAGCCCTATACAGAACTTGTCCTTGcgaaggaggaggtggaggtggaAACATTCTTGGCGGTGGCGGCAACTGTTGTGGTATTTGGTAGCCATTCTGGCTTGACATGGATGGAGGGTAAGAAGGGCCCGGGCCGGCATAGGAAGGAACGATTGGGGCACTTCCATGgactggaggaggaggtcgGCGGACGTAAGGCTGCCCCATGCGGCCATGTTGCATAGCTGGAGGGGGTGGGCCGGGAGGGGTTTGCTGGAATGGAGGCGGCGGCAGCCCGTGCCTAAATTGGCGGGCATAGTTCCCTTCTCCATACATCTTCCACTTTTAGAATCTCTTCTTCAAAGTTCAGACACTATTTGGAGTTTCCTACATGATTCGTACTAGAACCTTTCAGTCGCTTCTTCGCTTCTttcagaagaaaaggaaaaaagaaagaaaaaggggcgTTTTTTTCTCTATACCATCAGTAAAGCTgcagaaattcagaaaatccaccagattaaaaaagaaagaaagaaagaaatttacgCAAGGCTCGATATTacgaaaatgtatagaaatagaaTACCACAGAAATCAATCCAAGAGTACTAAATCTATCAAAAACTACACAAAAAGCACCAAAATTATCAGTATCTCCGATTACCAGTAACTCAAAAAGCGCCTAAAACCCACTCCTTCGTCACAGAACAGTATCAAGAGAAAAATTTTCACGAAAAATTCGATCAAAAACCATTCCTTTTACCTCTAACGAACATAATCCATAACCCTAACCCTTTAAGCCGAATCAGATTCCAAACCTAGGGCAAGCACCAATCGTAGCACCACAAGCGAACTTCATTGCTTCATAAATCGAACACCATCGAATTCTGAAACCAAAAGCATACCTTTTTCGTTGGAGACGGCGTACAGATCCCCTGTCACATCATCACCCCTAGCGATCGTTCGGAGGCCTCAGGGATTGAGCAGCGAAACAGGGGAATTCCGATCGAAAAAACAAAAGCGAGGGCTTGAGGGTTCGGATTCGAACAAGACAGGCGAGGGAGGAATAAACCCTCCaagatttttctttgtttatttactGATTTTTCTTCCGTTCTCCGTGACAGCGAGggcggagaagagggaggaggaagtgtCGGTTAATTGAAGGAGCTCTTGGAGGGGGAATATAGAGTGGCGTCGGACGTGGAACGGTGGGATGGGCAGAGATCGACCGTACAAAATAAATCGAACGGTCAGGACTCCACTGAACGGAAAGAGTTAATCTTCTTAGACTTATTATTCTTGagctttaattttatttttattattattatatatatatatatattattttttttactttttagtGAAACGGATGTATTGGGTACGAATAtatagaaaaatcaaaaaataacaagTTTCAAAGTGCGCCAAATAATCCCCTTCCTCCTAGCAATAGCATCTTTTCAAAATGGTTAATCATATACGAAGCTACCCAATCTACTACCCCGTTGGCTTCATGATACGCGTGCTTTGTCCGCAAGACCATTCCATCACTGATCATAGCCTGGATGCCCCTAAGCAGCGGGTGGCACATGCCCACCCCTAGAACTTTTATTATCCTTCAAAGAAAATCTAAAATAACAATAttattatccaaaaaaaaaagaagaaatctacAAAACAAACACTAGATCTAGattatttaactaaaaaattatAAACTCAAAAAAGGAAGCTGGGTTTTTCctcaaataaaaatagaaaagaaagaaaaaaaaaaaaaaaaactgggtTTCGTTCCTATTGGTCCATCTTGATTGAAGGATATGGGTTTGCTTATGAATATGGGTGTCATTAAAAGGGTAGGGAGGGTTTtggctgtgtgtgtgtgtgt is from Phoenix dactylifera cultivar Barhee BC4 chromosome 6, palm_55x_up_171113_PBpolish2nd_filt_p, whole genome shotgun sequence and encodes:
- the LOC103722082 gene encoding uncharacterized protein LOC103722082 isoform X2; its protein translation is MYGEGNYARQFRHGLPPPPFQQTPPGPPPPAMQHGRMGQPYVRRPPPPVHGSAPIVPSYAGPGPSYPPSMSSQNGYQIPQQLPPPPRMFPPPPPPSQGQVLYRAPPLPPPGIQHVPSPPLPPPSSFVSVTHAQFVPFGSTSVGDAHPPSLPPPPPPPPPSSPPPLPPSPPPPAPPMADLSTATKAPSMDSAADGACSLGHVPADAPVTPARTVDSAPVSGSLLIREGNDAGKKVLPVEGEASGDLPPPPPKPIEEDVVRNIEVLCHFIAKVGPEFENLACASEVKNPKFAFLFGGAPGSAAAIGYEYFQWMKKKFRFEMESNKHSERPLEMESSLPSDKLENEDALSSPTASDMDVEDDVRLPGGDAGLNKLNTVATGESASLTNERDVVEEPAPQSTTGLIREGAMSSTVSCSGPSSILQEGEDDRGSSFIKDVSPVRPLPGAAECAVDDDMQQPVRPLTQDSSWVNVAPDAVCGKTTETPRVFVKDRSPFQLIQGYASDDSGEDDDKGYVDSINPARTSHSASVDRSDLQKDKGYELPLNFSPKSLPGTEKSRLQTDSSHSLSTMPKEATPFGCSSPQKSSPPGVIFADSIDAIEIVSDHSNHDQHDERLHDKTGTSEPSEDNDIVGGKSINLDCQFTKLHSGDAKQESTTPNVDEFGQLVREGVGDSVSDGMHSNERCGKRVRSWSHSRSPQESRWRWSRSPRRRDKCRRSCSLSPTRSRSKSPSDYRRTTLSERGDQDQPPKYFNFIQGRCFHGASCFLHQDVGQHQDRQPDHKDFAQGSDNYDGHDDTLVSENHYHATGLMTNMDFEKSDDVNLEETKRLEVQTDEKLSEARTKITHDGVLGKKIALDSVIDDAILSLKNDTGEQQITDQASQDIISQVKEPKQMEMVQEAPKINDVEEETTQPMLESSQPSPSHKSEGLLKETVLGQANSEGQIVQADAFQNHVPSIPPYSEDALASQTYQIPSSVSYSSANHDPTSQPWNQRLLLNEFPPTRFSVPDDKSQPSQLLPAPQGHPPPFLPADNITAPFASQHPRENLPPPVTGYSQPRPLDMLNSHRPPVASDYHSQCVHPPNSMWSYPTLPPPSHVNGLPSRPAFPATEFSHMQFQQNIMPPRNDFPSIRSYPPVELIRSQLVDFRPQSFQSMESSHHPPLHKDEFKWRSLPLENQQNDPFHRADWLSRPPMREGFRIISDLWQGEYHLHHQSPHDDARVPFPAQAPSSSNLYSRSSAMYPQTVSNQSESFLGNRLPLGFSSREEFPTVSNLPYSQPSYDRQRLSSMNFPSNVGGPGMTNPSLQRFSSTFSESNLLPQLSDTGAPKTSISAHYNPFASTFEDPPGSLKIGSSKYDSSFSSSHGPLGGCGSRLADSPPNSRRSGEQFLPRSAGYSHESSAEVLPDVDKQFVRDPASGVPYDPLFDSIEPSSNTLENLNHVQEQNLAANDAGMAPKINSLTRPLDVEDNNRQKDGTGAELMSEVDEFGEVATDAEVDAVENGSPQQVDAKNWSPVIPTEGGNTAAGEIEIGQVRSPGKKKSKHSRSLKLLKIALADFVKEVLKPSWRQGNMSKEAFKTIVKKTVDKVSGAIPSHQIPKTQVKINQYVESSQRKLTKLVMAYVDKYVKM
- the LOC103722082 gene encoding uncharacterized protein LOC103722082 isoform X1 translates to MYGEGNYARQFRHGLPPPPFQQTPPGPPPPAMQHGRMGQPYVRRPPPPVHGSAPIVPSYAGPGPSYPPSMSSQNGYQIPQQLPPPPRMFPPPPPPSQGQVLYRAPPLPPPGIQHVPSPPLPPPSSFVSVTHAQFVPFGSTSVGDAHPPSLPPPPPPPPPSSPPPLPPSPPPPAPPMADLSTATKAPSMDSAADGACSLGHVPADAPVTPARTVDSAPVSGSLLIREGNDAGKKVLPVEGEASGDLPPPPPKPIEEDVVRNIEVLCHFIAKVGPEFENLACASEVKNPKFAFLFGGAPGSAAAIGYEYFQWMKKKFRFEMESNKHSERPLEMESSLPSDKLENEDALSSPTASDMDVEDDVRLPGGDAGLNKLNTVATGESASLTNERDVVEEPAPQSTTGLIREGAMSSTVSCSGPSSILQEGEDDRGSSFIKDVSPVRPLPGAAECAVDDDMQQPVRPLTQDSSWVNVAPDAVCGKTTETPRVFVKDRSPFQLIQGYASDDSGEDDDKGYVDSINPARTSHSASVDRSDLQKDKGYELPLNFSPKSLPGTEKSRLQTDSSHSLSTMPKEATPFGCSSPQKSSPPGVIFADSIDAIEIVSDHSNHDQHDERLHDKTGTSEPSEDNDIVGGKSINLDCQFTKLHSGDAKQESTTPNVDEFGQLVREGVGDSVSDGMHSNERCGKRVRSWSHSRSPQESRWRWSRSPRRRDKCRRSCSLSPTRSRSKSPSDYRRTTLSERGDQDQPPKYFNFIQGRCFHGASCFLHQDVGQHQDRQPDHKDFAQGSDNYDGHDDTLVSENHYHATGLMTNMDFEKSDDVNLEETKRLEVQTDEKLSEARTKITHDGVLGKKIALDSVIDDAILSLKNDTGEQQITDQASQDIISQVKEPKQMEMVQEAPKINDVEEETTQPMLESSQPSPSHKSEGLLKETVLGQANSEGQIVQADAFQNHVPSIPPYSEDALASQTYQIPSSVSYSSANHDPTSQPWNQRLLLNEFPPTRFSVPDDKSQPSQLLPAPQGHPPPFLPADNITAPFASQHPRENLPPPVTGYSQPRPLDMLNSHRPPVASDYHSQCVHPPNSMWSYPTLPPPSHVNGLPSRPAFPATEFSHMQFQQNIMPPRNDFPSIRSYPPVELIRSQLVDFRPQSFQSMESSHHPPLHKDEFKWRSLPLENQQNDPFHRADWLSRPPMREGFRIISDLWQGEYHLHHQSPHDDARVPFPAQAPSSSNLYSRSSAMYPQTVSNQSESFLGNRLPLGFSSREEFPTVSNLPYSQPSYDRQRLSSMNFPSNVGGPGMTNPSLQRFSSTFSESNLLPQLSDTGAPKTSISAHYNPFASTFEDPPGSLKIGSSKYDSSFSSSHGPLGGCGSRLADSPPNSRRSGEQFLPRSAGYSHESSAEVLPDVDKQFVRDPASGVPYDPLFDSIEPSSNTLENLNHVQEQNLAANDAGMAPKINSLTRPLDVEDNNRQKDGTGAELMSEVDEFGEVATDAEVDAVENGSPQQVDAKNWSPVIPTEGGNTAAGEIEIGQVRSPGKKKSKHSRSLKLLKIALADFVKEVLKPSWRQGNMSKEAFKTIVKKTVDKVSGAIPSHQIPKTQVKINQYVESSQRKLTKLVMKIRRWCWKKKKKKREEQPCTNGM